In Streptomyces sp. NBC_00448, the following are encoded in one genomic region:
- a CDS encoding DUF1707 and DUF4190 domain-containing protein yields the protein MLAGDADREHAVDILKEAYTEGRLRPEEYDERIGWAYQARTYADLDRITADIPHAPAHRAPPPPYPPVPLTFAPVPRTNSAATAALVCGILGFLTLGATSLPAVICGHVARGQIRRTGQHGDGQATVGLVLGYFVLAGLLALVSVIAVLLAFAPGP from the coding sequence ATGCTGGCCGGTGACGCGGATCGTGAGCACGCGGTGGACATCCTCAAGGAGGCGTACACCGAGGGCCGGCTGAGGCCCGAGGAGTACGACGAGCGGATCGGCTGGGCGTACCAGGCACGCACCTACGCCGACCTCGACCGCATCACCGCGGACATCCCCCACGCTCCGGCGCACCGGGCTCCGCCGCCGCCGTATCCGCCCGTCCCCCTCACCTTCGCCCCGGTCCCGCGCACCAACAGCGCGGCCACCGCCGCGCTGGTCTGCGGCATTCTCGGCTTCCTGACCCTGGGCGCCACCTCGCTTCCGGCGGTCATCTGCGGCCACGTCGCCAGGGGCCAGATCCGCCGCACCGGCCAGCACGGCGACGGGCAGGCCACCGTCGGCCTCGTCCTCGGCTACTTCGTCCTGGCCGGCCTGCTCGCCCTCGTCAGCGTGATCGCCGTCCTCCTCGCCTTCGCCCCGGGCCCCTGA
- the tuf gene encoding elongation factor Tu has protein sequence MAKAKFERTKPHVNIGTIGHIDHGKTTLTAAITKVLHDAYPELNEASAFDQIDKAPEERQRGITISIAHVEYQTESRHYAHVDCPGHADYIKNMITGAAQMDGAILVVAATDGPMPQTKEHVLLARQVGVPYIVVALNKADMVDDEEILELVELEVRELLSEYEFPGDDLPVVRVSALKALEGDKEWGEKLLGLMQAVDESIPTPERDVEKPFLMPIEDVFTITGRGTVVTGRIERGVLKVNETVDIIGIKTEKTTTTVTGIEMFRKLLDEGQAGENVGLLLRGIKREDVERGQVIIKPGTVTPHTEFEAQAYILSKDEGGRHTPFFNNYRPQFYFRTTDVTGVVTLPEGTEMVMPGDNTAMTVSLIQPVAMEEGLKFAIREGGRTVGAGQVTKINK, from the coding sequence GTGGCGAAGGCGAAGTTCGAGCGGACTAAGCCGCACGTCAACATCGGCACCATCGGTCACATCGACCACGGTAAGACCACGCTTACCGCGGCGATTACCAAGGTGCTGCACGACGCGTACCCGGAACTCAACGAGGCTTCGGCCTTCGACCAGATCGACAAGGCTCCTGAGGAGCGCCAGCGCGGTATCACCATCTCGATCGCGCACGTCGAGTACCAGACCGAGTCGCGTCACTACGCGCACGTCGACTGCCCCGGTCACGCGGACTACATCAAGAACATGATCACCGGTGCCGCGCAGATGGACGGCGCGATCCTGGTGGTCGCCGCGACCGACGGCCCGATGCCGCAGACCAAGGAGCACGTGCTGCTGGCCCGCCAGGTCGGCGTGCCGTACATCGTGGTGGCCCTGAACAAGGCCGACATGGTGGACGACGAGGAGATCCTGGAGCTCGTCGAGCTCGAGGTGCGCGAGCTGCTCTCCGAGTACGAGTTCCCGGGCGACGACCTGCCGGTCGTGCGTGTCTCCGCGCTCAAGGCCCTCGAGGGCGACAAGGAGTGGGGCGAGAAGCTGCTCGGCCTGATGCAGGCCGTCGACGAGTCGATCCCCACCCCCGAGCGTGACGTCGAGAAGCCGTTCCTGATGCCGATCGAGGACGTCTTCACGATCACCGGTCGTGGCACCGTCGTCACCGGTCGTATCGAGCGCGGTGTGCTCAAGGTCAACGAGACCGTGGACATCATCGGCATCAAGACCGAGAAGACCACCACCACGGTCACCGGCATCGAGATGTTCCGCAAGCTGCTCGACGAGGGCCAGGCCGGTGAGAACGTCGGTCTGCTGCTTCGTGGCATCAAGCGCGAGGATGTCGAGCGCGGCCAGGTCATCATCAAGCCGGGCACGGTCACCCCGCACACCGAGTTCGAGGCGCAGGCGTACATCCTGTCCAAGGACGAGGGCGGCCGCCACACGCCGTTCTTCAACAACTACCGCCCGCAGTTCTACTTCCGTACCACGGACGTGACCGGCGTGGTGACCCTCCCCGAGGGCACCGAGATGGTCATGCCGGGCGACAACACCGCCATGACGGTCTCGCTGATCCAGCCGGTCGCCATGGAGGAGGGCCTGAAGTTCGCCATCCGTGAGGGTGGTCGTACGGTGGGCGCCGGCCAGGTCACCAAGATCAACAAGTAG
- the rpsG gene encoding 30S ribosomal protein S7, with translation MPRKGPAPKRPVIIDPVYGSPLVTSLVNKILLHGKRSTAERIVYGALEGVREKAGADPVITLKRALENIKPTLEVKSRRVGGATYQVPVEVRPGRQNTLALRWMVGYSRARREKTMTERLMNEILDASNGLGASVKRREDTHKMAESNKAFAHYRW, from the coding sequence ATGCCTCGTAAGGGCCCCGCCCCGAAGCGCCCGGTCATCATCGACCCGGTTTACGGCTCCCCGCTGGTGACCTCGCTGGTCAACAAGATCCTCCTGCACGGGAAGCGCTCCACCGCCGAGCGCATCGTGTACGGCGCTCTCGAGGGCGTGCGCGAGAAGGCCGGCGCCGACCCGGTCATCACGCTCAAGCGCGCTCTGGAGAACATCAAGCCGACCCTTGAGGTCAAGTCCCGCCGCGTCGGCGGCGCGACCTACCAGGTGCCGGTCGAGGTCCGTCCGGGCCGCCAGAACACGCTGGCGCTGCGCTGGATGGTCGGGTACTCCCGCGCCCGTCGCGAGAAGACCATGACCGAGCGACTGATGAACGAGATCCTCGACGCCAGCAATGGCCTCGGCGCCTCCGTGAAGCGCCGCGAGGACACGCACAAGATGGCCGAGTCCAACAAGGCCTTCGCGCACTACCGCTGGTAG
- the fusA gene encoding elongation factor G, whose protein sequence is MATTSLDLAKVRNIGIMAHIDAGKTTTTERILFYTGVSYKIGEVHDGAATMDWMEQEQERGITITSAATTCHWPLDDVDHTINIIDTPGHVDFTVEVERSLRVLDGAVTVFDGVAGVEPQSETVWRQADRYGVPRICFVNKLDRTGAEFHRCVDMIVDRLGAVPLVMQLPIGAEADFKGVVDLVQMKALVWSLEATKGEMYDVVDIPDTHVEAAEEWHGKLLEAVAEHDDEMMELYLEGQEPTQEQLMAAIRRITLASKGSADSVTVTPVFCGTAFKNKGVQPLLDAVVRYLPSPLDVEAIEGHAVGDADEIIKRKPSDDEPFSGLAFKIMSDPHLGKLTFVRVYSGRLVSGTAVLNSVKGKKERIGKIYRMHANKREEIESVGAGDIIAVMGLKQTTTGETLCDDKNPVILESMDFPAPVIEVAIEPKSKGDQEKLGVAIQRLSEEDPSFQVHSDEETGQTIIGGMGELHLEVLVDRMRREFRVEANVGKPQVAYRETIRKTVERIDYTHKKQTGGTGQFAKVQMMLEPLEGGDATYEFVNKVTGGRIPREYIPSVDAGAQEAMKFGILAGYEMVGVRVTLLDGGYHEVDSSELAFKIAGSQAFKEGARKASPVLLEPMMAVEVTTPEDYMGDVIGDLNSRRGQIQAMEERSSARVVKGLVPLSEMFGYVGDLRSKTSGRASYSMQFDSYAEVPRNVAEEIIAKAKGE, encoded by the coding sequence ATGGCCACCACTTCGCTTGACCTGGCCAAGGTCCGCAACATCGGGATCATGGCCCACATCGACGCGGGCAAGACGACGACCACCGAGCGGATTCTGTTCTACACCGGTGTCTCCTACAAGATCGGTGAAGTCCACGACGGCGCTGCCACCATGGACTGGATGGAGCAGGAGCAGGAGCGCGGCATCACCATCACGTCGGCCGCGACGACCTGTCACTGGCCGCTCGACGATGTCGACCACACCATCAACATCATCGACACCCCCGGCCACGTCGACTTCACCGTCGAGGTGGAGCGTTCGCTGCGCGTCCTCGACGGCGCCGTGACCGTGTTCGACGGTGTCGCCGGTGTGGAGCCGCAGTCCGAGACGGTCTGGCGTCAGGCCGACCGTTACGGCGTGCCCCGCATCTGCTTCGTCAACAAGCTCGACCGCACCGGCGCGGAGTTCCACCGCTGCGTCGACATGATCGTGGACCGCCTCGGCGCGGTGCCGCTGGTCATGCAGCTCCCGATCGGCGCGGAGGCCGACTTCAAGGGCGTGGTCGACCTCGTCCAGATGAAGGCCCTGGTCTGGTCGCTCGAAGCGACCAAGGGCGAGATGTACGACGTCGTCGACATCCCGGACACGCACGTCGAGGCGGCCGAGGAGTGGCACGGCAAGCTGCTCGAGGCTGTCGCCGAGCACGACGACGAGATGATGGAGCTGTACCTGGAGGGCCAGGAGCCCACCCAGGAGCAGCTGATGGCGGCGATCCGCCGGATCACGCTCGCCTCCAAGGGCAGCGCGGACTCCGTCACCGTCACCCCCGTGTTCTGCGGCACCGCGTTCAAGAACAAGGGCGTGCAGCCCCTGCTCGACGCGGTCGTGCGCTACCTCCCGTCGCCGCTGGACGTCGAGGCCATCGAGGGCCACGCCGTCGGTGACGCCGACGAGATCATCAAGCGCAAGCCGTCGGACGACGAGCCGTTCTCCGGTCTCGCGTTCAAGATCATGAGCGACCCGCACCTGGGCAAGCTCACCTTCGTCCGGGTCTACTCGGGCCGCCTGGTGTCGGGTACAGCGGTGCTGAACTCGGTCAAGGGCAAGAAGGAGCGCATCGGCAAGATCTACCGCATGCACGCGAACAAGCGTGAGGAGATCGAGTCGGTGGGCGCCGGCGACATCATCGCCGTGATGGGTCTGAAGCAGACCACCACCGGTGAGACGCTGTGCGACGACAAGAACCCGGTGATCCTGGAGTCGATGGACTTCCCGGCGCCGGTGATCGAGGTCGCGATCGAGCCCAAGTCCAAGGGCGACCAGGAGAAGCTGGGTGTCGCCATCCAGCGGCTCTCGGAGGAGGACCCCTCCTTCCAGGTCCACTCGGACGAGGAGACCGGCCAGACCATCATCGGCGGCATGGGCGAACTGCACCTCGAGGTGCTGGTCGACCGGATGCGGCGCGAGTTCCGGGTCGAGGCCAACGTCGGCAAGCCGCAGGTCGCGTACCGCGAGACCATTCGCAAGACGGTCGAGCGCATCGACTACACCCACAAGAAGCAGACCGGTGGTACCGGTCAGTTCGCCAAGGTGCAGATGATGCTGGAGCCGCTGGAAGGCGGCGACGCGACCTACGAGTTCGTCAACAAGGTCACCGGTGGCCGCATCCCCCGCGAGTACATCCCCTCGGTGGACGCGGGTGCGCAGGAGGCCATGAAGTTCGGCATCCTGGCCGGCTACGAGATGGTGGGCGTTCGCGTCACCCTGCTCGACGGCGGCTACCACGAGGTCGACTCCTCCGAGCTGGCGTTCAAGATCGCCGGTTCGCAGGCGTTCAAGGAGGGTGCCCGCAAGGCGAGCCCCGTGCTTCTCGAACCGATGATGGCCGTCGAGGTCACCACCCCCGAGGACTACATGGGCGACGTCATCGGCGACCTCAACTCCCGCCGTGGCCAGATCCAGGCCATGGAGGAGCGCAGCAGCGCCCGGGTCGTCAAGGGCCTGGTTCCGCTGTCGGAGATGTTCGGCTACGTCGGTGACCTCCGGTCCAAGACCTCGGGCCGGGCCAGCTACTCCATGCAGTTCGACTCCTACGCCGAGGTTCCGCGGAACGTCGCAGAGGAGATCATCGCGAAGGCCAAGGGCGAGTAG
- the rplC gene encoding 50S ribosomal protein L3 produces MTKQIKGILGEKLGMTQVWDENNRVVPVTVVKAGPNVVTQVRTNDADGYESVQLAFGEIDPRKVNKPLKGHFAKADVTPRRHLVELRTADAAEYTLGQEITAEVFEAGVKVDVTGKSKGKGFAGVMKRHNFKGLGAGHGVQRKHRSPGSIGGCATPGRVFKGLRMAGRMGNERVTTQNLTVHAVDAEKGLLLIKGAVPGPNGGLVLVRSAAKGA; encoded by the coding sequence ATGACCAAGCAGATCAAGGGCATCCTGGGCGAGAAGCTCGGCATGACCCAGGTCTGGGACGAGAACAACCGTGTCGTCCCGGTGACCGTGGTCAAGGCCGGCCCGAACGTTGTGACCCAGGTGCGTACGAACGACGCCGACGGCTACGAGTCGGTCCAGCTCGCCTTCGGCGAGATCGACCCGCGCAAGGTGAACAAGCCCCTCAAGGGCCACTTCGCCAAGGCCGACGTCACCCCGCGCCGCCACCTCGTGGAGCTGCGCACGGCCGACGCCGCCGAGTACACCCTCGGCCAGGAGATCACCGCCGAGGTGTTCGAGGCCGGCGTCAAGGTCGACGTGACCGGCAAGAGCAAGGGCAAGGGCTTCGCCGGTGTCATGAAGCGCCACAACTTCAAGGGCCTCGGCGCCGGCCACGGTGTCCAGCGCAAGCACCGCTCTCCCGGCTCCATCGGTGGCTGCGCCACCCCGGGCCGCGTGTTCAAGGGTCTGCGTATGGCGGGCCGCATGGGCAACGAGCGGGTCACCACCCAGAACCTGACCGTTCACGCCGTTGACGCGGAGAAGGGCCTGCTGCTCATCAAGGGCGCGGTTCCCGGTCCGAACGGCGGCCTCGTCCTGGTCCGCAGCGCGGCCAAGGGGGCCTGA
- a CDS encoding MFS transporter: MSISGDIASGPAGPGALPRGLRLRLLGPTLVIVGSLMSVVSSLGAPLIPTIAHADGVSLSTAEWLLTITLMTGALATPLMGRLSDGPRQREVILAALGSVVAGCVVAALSNGFAMLIVGRGLQGVGLGLLPVAMAVARRNLAPEKSRQAIATLSVTAAIGAGLGYPLTALIAETFDFRGAYWFGAITVGCAFLLAAFVLPGRAEVPTRRFDTVGATLISLVVVGLSVALSEAGGWGWTSARALGLFAGSLVLLAVWIPYELRTTDPLIDLRQVKNRSVLTADTGGFLISVAMYLLLPVVVEFVQVPASQGYGFGASLVVSGLVLVPYAVTNFVASRFLGMYERRFGTRSMIPLGSLIFAFGTGFFALEHSHLWEAFVVSGIAGFGMGFTYAAMPGFIVRAVPASETGSATGFYQVLRSIGLTLGSALSAAVLMAHTHAGSALPEVSGFRMALIIASALGVATAVISFVLPGLATGRRVESGAPAPAAVVPMMEEEAELAGSGYMTVDDRTSDTR; encoded by the coding sequence GTGTCGATCAGCGGAGACATAGCAAGCGGGCCCGCCGGGCCCGGGGCCCTACCGCGCGGGCTGCGCCTGCGCCTGCTCGGGCCGACCCTGGTGATCGTCGGCTCGCTGATGTCGGTCGTCTCCAGCCTGGGCGCCCCGCTGATCCCCACCATCGCCCACGCCGACGGCGTCTCGCTGAGCACGGCGGAGTGGCTGCTGACCATCACGCTGATGACCGGCGCGCTCGCCACGCCCCTGATGGGCCGGCTCTCCGACGGGCCCCGGCAGCGCGAGGTGATCCTCGCCGCGCTCGGCTCGGTGGTGGCCGGCTGCGTGGTCGCCGCGCTCTCCAACGGCTTCGCCATGCTGATCGTGGGCCGCGGCCTGCAAGGGGTGGGGCTCGGCCTGCTGCCGGTGGCGATGGCCGTCGCCCGGCGCAACCTCGCGCCCGAGAAGTCACGGCAGGCGATCGCCACGCTCTCGGTCACGGCCGCGATCGGCGCCGGGCTCGGCTACCCGCTGACCGCGCTGATCGCGGAGACCTTCGACTTCCGGGGCGCGTACTGGTTCGGCGCGATCACCGTCGGCTGCGCGTTCCTGCTCGCCGCCTTCGTGCTGCCCGGCCGCGCCGAGGTGCCCACCCGGCGCTTCGACACCGTGGGCGCGACCCTGATCAGCCTGGTCGTCGTCGGGCTCTCGGTGGCGCTCAGCGAGGCGGGCGGCTGGGGATGGACGTCGGCCCGCGCGCTGGGCCTCTTCGCCGGCAGCCTGGTGCTGCTCGCGGTGTGGATACCGTACGAGCTGCGCACCACCGACCCGTTGATCGACCTGCGGCAGGTCAAGAACCGCTCGGTGCTCACCGCCGACACCGGCGGGTTCCTGATCAGCGTGGCGATGTACCTGCTGCTGCCGGTCGTGGTGGAGTTCGTCCAGGTCCCGGCGTCCCAGGGCTACGGCTTCGGGGCCTCGCTGGTCGTCTCCGGCCTGGTGCTGGTGCCCTACGCGGTGACGAACTTCGTGGCCAGCCGTTTCCTCGGGATGTACGAACGGCGGTTCGGCACGCGAAGCATGATCCCGCTCGGCTCGCTGATCTTCGCCTTCGGCACCGGCTTCTTCGCGCTGGAGCACTCGCACCTGTGGGAGGCGTTCGTGGTCTCCGGGATCGCCGGCTTCGGCATGGGGTTCACCTACGCCGCGATGCCCGGCTTCATCGTGCGCGCGGTGCCGGCCAGCGAGACCGGCAGCGCGACCGGCTTCTACCAGGTGCTGCGCAGCATCGGCCTGACGCTCGGCAGCGCGCTGTCGGCGGCCGTGCTGATGGCGCACACCCACGCGGGGAGCGCGCTGCCGGAGGTGTCGGGGTTCCGGATGGCCCTGATCATCGCGTCCGCGCTGGGCGTGGCCACGGCCGTCATCAGCTTCGTGCTGCCCGGGCTGGCGACCGGCCGCCGGGTCGAGTCGGGCGCCCCGGCCCCGGCGGCGGTCGTCCCTATGATGGAGGAGGAGGCCGAACTCGCCGGCTCCGGCTACATGACCGTCGACGACCGGACTTCCGACACCCGCTGA
- the rpsL gene encoding 30S ribosomal protein S12: MPTIQQLVRKGRQDKVEKNKTPALKGSPQRRGVCTRVYTTTPKKPNSALRKVARVRLTSGIEVTAYIPGEGHNLQEHSIVLVRGGRVKDLPGVRYKIIRGSLDTQGVKNRKQARSRYGAKKEK, translated from the coding sequence GTGCCTACGATCCAGCAGCTGGTCCGAAAGGGCCGGCAGGACAAGGTCGAGAAGAACAAGACGCCCGCGCTGAAGGGTTCGCCCCAGCGCCGCGGCGTCTGCACGCGTGTGTACACGACCACCCCGAAGAAGCCGAACTCGGCTCTCCGTAAGGTCGCGCGTGTCCGTCTGACCAGCGGTATCGAGGTCACTGCCTACATCCCGGGCGAGGGCCACAACCTTCAGGAGCACTCCATCGTGCTCGTGCGCGGCGGCCGTGTGAAGGACCTGCCGGGTGTTCGCTACAAGATCATCCGCGGTTCGCTCGACACGCAGGGCGTGAAGAACCGCAAGCAGGCCCGCAGCCGCTACGGCGCCAAGAAGGAGAAGTAA
- a CDS encoding ABC transporter ATP-binding protein codes for MKATTSAGALLRLRKVSRNYGKRQALLPLDLDVTAGKCTALFGHNGSGKSTLLRIASGRDAPTSGQALFAGRPISEDDPEVRARVAVVGDTVACYPDLTVREHLELVTVAHAVDDAAGWIDQVLADRRLSDHADALPGALSSGQMQSLLLAAALVRPRDLLVLDEPEQRLDPDARQRLAELLVAEKESGVAVLLATHQAELAEAVADHLVALEDGRVAAQGPPADVLRQLGAGA; via the coding sequence ATGAAGGCGACCACGAGTGCGGGCGCACTCCTGCGGCTGCGGAAGGTCAGCAGGAACTACGGGAAGCGGCAGGCGCTGCTGCCCCTGGACCTGGATGTGACCGCCGGGAAGTGCACCGCGCTGTTCGGGCACAACGGGTCGGGCAAGTCGACGCTGCTGCGGATCGCGTCCGGCCGCGACGCCCCCACCAGCGGCCAGGCGCTCTTCGCCGGCCGGCCGATCAGCGAGGACGACCCGGAGGTACGCGCCCGGGTCGCCGTGGTCGGTGACACCGTGGCCTGCTACCCCGACCTCACCGTGCGCGAGCACCTGGAACTGGTGACGGTCGCGCACGCCGTCGACGACGCGGCCGGCTGGATCGACCAGGTGCTCGCCGACCGCCGGCTGTCCGACCACGCGGACGCGCTGCCTGGCGCCCTGTCCTCCGGCCAGATGCAGTCCCTGCTGCTGGCCGCCGCGCTGGTCCGCCCGCGGGACCTGCTGGTCCTGGACGAGCCCGAGCAGCGGCTCGACCCCGACGCCCGGCAGCGGCTGGCCGAACTGCTGGTCGCCGAGAAGGAGAGCGGCGTGGCGGTGCTGCTCGCCACCCACCAGGCCGAGCTGGCCGAGGCGGTCGCCGACCACCTGGTCGCCCTGGAGGACGGCCGGGTCGCCGCCCAGGGCCCGCCGGCCGACGTGCTGCGGCAGCTCGGCGCGGGCGCATGA
- a CDS encoding TetR family transcriptional regulator: MSAEHAVPERPRAGRARDAAASKQALLRAAQELFGQKGFERTTIREIGERAGVDAALIARYFGNKAELYVAAVVAEDAAARMPADFRGLAQITHTLVTRSDERGPGPILQALIRSDTSPEIRVAAGDRIARRVVEPLAADLADRDLDRARLRAEIAVCALYGISLGRSLGWFEEIRSVPKDELVALVTEALSALATPAADEEPGGVPGDG; the protein is encoded by the coding sequence GTGAGTGCCGAGCACGCGGTGCCCGAGCGGCCGCGGGCGGGCCGGGCCCGGGACGCCGCCGCCAGCAAGCAGGCCCTGCTGCGGGCCGCGCAGGAGCTCTTCGGGCAGAAGGGCTTCGAGCGCACCACGATCCGGGAGATCGGCGAACGCGCCGGTGTGGACGCGGCGTTGATCGCCCGCTACTTCGGCAACAAGGCGGAGCTGTACGTCGCCGCGGTGGTGGCCGAGGACGCCGCCGCGCGCATGCCGGCCGACTTCCGGGGGCTGGCGCAGATCACCCACACCCTGGTCACCAGGTCCGACGAGCGCGGGCCCGGCCCGATCCTCCAGGCGCTCATCCGGTCCGACACCTCCCCGGAGATCCGGGTGGCCGCCGGTGACCGGATCGCCCGCCGCGTCGTCGAGCCGCTGGCCGCCGACCTCGCCGACCGGGACCTGGACCGCGCCCGGCTGCGCGCGGAGATCGCCGTCTGCGCGCTGTACGGCATCAGCCTGGGCCGCTCGCTCGGCTGGTTCGAGGAGATCCGTTCGGTCCCCAAGGACGAACTGGTCGCCCTGGTCACGGAAGCGCTCAGCGCGCTCGCCACGCCGGCGGCCGATGAGGAGCCGGGCGGCGTTCCCGGCGACGGGTAG
- the rpsJ gene encoding 30S ribosomal protein S10, giving the protein MAGQKIRIRLKAYDHEVIDSSAKKIVETVTRTGAQVAGPVPLPTEKNVYCVIKSPHKYKDSREHFEMRTHKRLIDILDPTPKTVDSLMRLDLPAGVDIEIKL; this is encoded by the coding sequence ATGGCGGGACAGAAGATCCGCATCCGGCTCAAGGCCTACGACCACGAGGTCATCGACTCTTCGGCGAAGAAGATCGTCGAGACGGTGACCCGTACTGGTGCGCAGGTCGCGGGCCCGGTGCCGCTGCCCACTGAGAAGAACGTGTACTGCGTCATCAAGTCGCCGCACAAGTACAAGGACTCGCGCGAGCACTTCGAGATGCGCACGCACAAGCGCCTGATCGACATCCTCGACCCGACGCCCAAGACCGTTGACTCGTTGATGCGCCTGGACCTGCCGGCCGGCGTCGACATCGAGATCAAGCTCTGA
- the rplD gene encoding 50S ribosomal protein L4, with translation MSTSIDILSPAGDTAGTVELPAEIFDAKVSIPLIHQVVVAQLAAARQGTHKVKTRGEVRGGGKKPYRQKGTGRARQGSTRAPQFAGGGVVHGPVPRDYSQRTPKKMIRAALRGALTDRARHSRIHVVTGIVEGETPSTKAAKTLLGKISERKNVLLVVERADEAGWLSARNLPQVHILEAGQLNTYDVLVSDDVVFTKAAFDRFVSVPGTGAAETEGSDA, from the coding sequence ATGAGCACCAGCATCGACATCCTGTCGCCCGCGGGCGACACCGCCGGGACCGTAGAGCTCCCGGCCGAGATCTTCGACGCCAAGGTCAGCATCCCGCTGATCCACCAGGTCGTCGTTGCGCAGCTTGCCGCGGCCCGCCAGGGCACGCACAAGGTCAAGACGCGTGGCGAGGTCCGTGGTGGTGGCAAGAAGCCGTACCGCCAGAAGGGCACCGGCCGCGCCCGTCAGGGCTCGACCCGCGCACCGCAGTTCGCCGGCGGTGGCGTCGTGCACGGCCCCGTGCCGCGCGACTACTCGCAGCGCACGCCCAAGAAGATGATCAGGGCCGCCCTGCGCGGTGCCCTGACCGACCGCGCCCGGCACAGCCGTATCCACGTCGTGACCGGCATCGTCGAGGGCGAGACGCCGTCGACCAAGGCCGCGAAGACGCTGCTGGGCAAGATCAGCGAGCGCAAGAACGTGCTGCTCGTCGTCGAGCGGGCCGACGAGGCCGGGTGGCTGTCCGCCCGCAACCTCCCCCAGGTGCACATCCTGGAGGCCGGCCAGCTCAACACGTACGACGTGCTCGTCTCCGACGACGTGGTCTTCACCAAGGCCGCCTTCGACCGGTTCGTCAGTGTCCCCGGTACCGGCGCCGCCGAGACCGAAGGGAGCGACGCCTGA
- a CDS encoding ricin-type beta-trefoil lectin domain protein, translating to MSLWTSLEPPSTTVDAGSTVAVRLRIRNTGDVVDEYHFTVVGDLAPYITAEPASLRLYPGTTGTVELTVAPPRTPDATAGPHPYAVQITPSEQPEATTVPEGNITVTPFVEVRAELVPHTVKGRFRGRPKLAVDNLGNTALTASVTGEDNGDQLGYEIVPSNVRIEPGRAAFVAATLKPRQIIWIGSKQNRPYRLSVSRSGVSPLNVDGAYVQRGVLPRWLFTALTVCLGLVIAGVALWFTHAPALSSQATPLVQQTTASVLPSPSSAPVPPQPATTTPSAAVPTTPQDTPARGGGGTSGGGGSGGSSGGGHGGGSSGGSGSGTKHTTPPASGSSAVELVGRGSHRCITVTDGVAPGGKDGKPLELWDCSGATWQQWTFVLDGSSDYRGTIHSLGLCMDVANADTAAGTTVQLANCNGGPAQVWTLNTTAGGDLVSILANKCVAAVNQGTGNGTRLQLADCAGTSNQKWVRAKP from the coding sequence GTGAGCCTATGGACTTCCCTGGAGCCCCCGTCCACGACCGTCGACGCGGGCAGCACTGTGGCCGTACGCCTTCGCATCCGCAACACCGGCGACGTCGTCGACGAGTACCACTTCACCGTCGTCGGTGATCTCGCGCCCTACATCACCGCCGAACCCGCCTCCCTCCGGCTCTACCCGGGCACCACGGGCACGGTCGAGCTCACGGTCGCGCCGCCCCGCACCCCCGACGCCACCGCCGGGCCGCACCCCTACGCCGTCCAGATCACCCCGTCCGAGCAGCCCGAGGCGACCACCGTCCCCGAGGGCAACATCACGGTGACGCCGTTCGTCGAGGTGCGCGCCGAACTCGTCCCGCACACCGTCAAGGGGCGCTTCCGGGGACGGCCCAAGCTGGCTGTCGACAACCTCGGCAACACCGCCCTCACCGCCTCCGTGACCGGCGAGGACAACGGCGACCAGCTCGGCTACGAGATCGTCCCGTCCAACGTCCGTATCGAGCCGGGCCGAGCGGCGTTCGTCGCCGCCACGTTGAAGCCCCGCCAGATCATCTGGATCGGCTCCAAGCAGAACCGGCCGTACCGGCTGTCGGTGTCCCGCTCGGGGGTCAGCCCGCTGAACGTGGACGGCGCCTACGTCCAGCGCGGCGTCCTGCCCCGCTGGCTCTTCACCGCCCTCACCGTCTGCCTGGGGCTCGTCATCGCCGGCGTCGCGCTCTGGTTCACCCATGCGCCCGCCCTCAGCAGCCAGGCCACGCCACTCGTCCAGCAGACCACCGCGAGTGTGCTCCCCAGCCCGAGTTCCGCACCTGTGCCGCCGCAGCCGGCCACCACCACCCCGAGTGCGGCGGTGCCCACCACCCCGCAGGACACCCCGGCCCGCGGAGGCGGCGGCACCAGCGGCGGAGGCGGCAGCGGCGGTAGCAGCGGTGGGGGCCACGGCGGCGGAAGCAGCGGTGGGAGCGGGAGCGGCACCAAGCACACGACGCCGCCCGCCAGCGGGAGTTCGGCCGTCGAGCTGGTCGGCCGGGGCTCCCACCGGTGCATCACGGTGACCGACGGCGTCGCGCCGGGGGGCAAGGACGGCAAGCCGCTGGAGCTGTGGGACTGCAGCGGCGCCACCTGGCAGCAGTGGACCTTCGTCCTGGACGGGTCGTCCGACTACCGGGGCACCATCCACTCGCTGGGACTGTGCATGGACGTCGCCAACGCGGACACGGCCGCCGGCACCACGGTCCAACTGGCCAACTGCAACGGCGGCCCGGCCCAGGTGTGGACCCTCAACACCACCGCGGGCGGCGATCTGGTGAGCATCCTCGCCAACAAGTGCGTGGCCGCGGTCAACCAGGGAACCGGCAACGGGACCAGGCTGCAGTTGGCGGACTGCGCCGGCACCTCCAACCAGAAGTGGGTCCGGGCCAAGCCGTGA